The window CGTCGTAGGTGAGGTACGGGAGCCTGCGGGCCTCCGGCACGAGGCGCGGATCCGCGGTGTAGACCCCAGATACGTCCGTGTAGATCTCGCACACGTCCGCGCCCAGGGCCGCGGCGATGGCCACCGCGGTGGTATCCGAACCTCCTCGTCCCAGGGTGGTGAGCTCCCCGGAAGCCGTCACACCCTGGAACCCGGCCACCACCGGGATCCGCCCCCGGCTCAGCTCGTCGAGCAACCTTCCCCGCTCCACCTCCAGGATCCGGGCCCGGGTGTGCACGGGCTCCGTGAGGATGCGCACCTGCCAGCCCAGAAGGGAGGTGGCCGCCGCTCCCTCCGCCTGCAGGGCCATGGCCAGCAGCGCGACGGAGATCTGCTCTCCCACGGCCAGGAGCATATCGAGCTCCCGGGGCGCGGGGCGCTCCGTCATCTCGTGGGCTCGCGCCAGCAGCTCGTCCGTGGTGTCTCCCGGCGCGGAGACCACCACCACCACCTGACTCCCTGCCTGCCGGGTCCGGGCGATGCGGCGCGCCACGTGCCGCATGCGTTCCGGAGTCGCCACGGAGGTCCCGCCGTACTTCTGGACGATGAGCGCCACCTCTCCCTCCGTCACTCGATGACCCGAAGTAGGGGGCTGCTCCCCCGCACCACCTCCATGGTGTGCAGACGCGCCTGCACCGCCCGGAGGGCCCGCTCCGGAGCGGGATGGGTTCGCAGCAACACGTCCGCCTCTTCCCCACGGCTCTGCTGCACGATGGAGTGCAGGCTCACGTTCTCCTCGCCGAAGGCAGCCGCAATGCGGGCGAATACCCCGGGCCGATCCACCACCCGCAGCACGAGGCATGCGCTGGTTTCCTGCTCGCCCCTCGGGACCACGGGCTTGTCGTAGAAGCAGGTGCAGGGTACCCGGCCGTGGGCCTTCGTCCGCCGATTCCGGGCCACCGCCACGAGGTCTGAGAGCACCGCAGAGGCCGTGGGGTCTCCCCCCGCACCCCGGCCTGCCACCAACAGCTCCCCCGCCGCCTCCGCCCGCAGCCAGACCCCGTTGAACTCGTACCGCACGGAGGCCAGAGGGTGCCCGGAGGACAGGAGGGCGGGGTAGACCGCGGCCTCGATGCGTCCCTCGCGATCGCGGGCGTGCGCGATGAGCTTCAGGGTGTAGCCCAGCTGCCGGGTGTACGCGATCTCCCGTTGGGTGATGGAGGAGATCCCCTCGCAGTGTACGTCGCTGCGTACCACGCGGCTATTGAAGGCCGCGGAGGCGAGGATGGCGAGCTTCGCCGCAGCGTCGTGCCCCTCGATGTCCTCCGTGGGGTCGCTCTCCGCGAACCCCAACCGCTGGGCCTCGCTCAGGGCCTCCGCGAAGGACAGTCCCTCCTCCCCCATCCGGGTGAGGATGTAGTTCGTGGTGCCGTTGAGGATGCCCACGATCTCCGTGATGCGGTCGCCTGCCAGGGATTCCTTGATGGTGCGCACGATGGGGATGCCTCCCCCCACGCTGCCCTCGAAGAAGAGGTCCACCCCGCTCGCCTCCGCGGCCTCCATCAGCTCACGGCCGCGGTTCGCCAGCAGTTGCTTGTTGGCGGTGACCACGGACTTCCCCAACCGCAAGGCCTCCAGCACGTAGCTGCGGGCGGGCTCGATCCCTCCGATGAGCTCTACCACCACGTCCACCTGGGGATCCCGCACCACCGACCACGCGTCGTCCGTCAGGAGATCCCGTTCGATGGGGACCGGACGGGGCCGGTCCAGGTGCGCCACCGCCACCCGGTGCAGCACCAGGGGCATGCCGGCCCGCCGCGCGAGGTCCGCCCCCGCGGCCTGCAGGTTCCGGACCACGGCGCTCCCGACCGTGCCCAGCCCCAGCAACCCAATGCGCAGCATCTCCTGGAGATTGTACCGACTCTCCGCGGCCTCCGCGATCCATCCGGTCCATCAATTCCCGGTTTCCCAATCCCCCTGCTGGAGCAGGGACGCCACGGCTTCCACCGTGGGCTCGATGGGAGCCGGCTTTGGGGCCCGCTCCGCGGCCTCCGGATCTTTGAGCCCGTGCCCCGTGAGCACCGCCACCACCACCCGCCCGGACCGGAGAAATCCCTCCCGCGCCGCCCGCATCAATCCCGCCACCGCGGCCGCGGACGCGGGCTCCACGAAGAGGCCCTCCTCCGTGGCGAGCCGGCGCTGGGCCCGGAGGATCTCCTCGTCGCTGACCGCGGCGATGCGTCCCCCCGACTCCCGCACGGCTTCCAGGGCCCCCTGCCAGGAGGCGGGATTCCCGATGCGGATGGCGCTCGCCACGGTCCGGGGACGTTCCACGGGATGTCCCAGGACGAGGGGCGCAGCCCCCTCCGCCTGGAACCCCCACATGGCGGGTCTCGGTTCCACCCGGGCCTCGCAGAACCCGCGCCAGTAGGCGGTGATGTTGCCCGCGTTGCCCACGGGAAGGGCCACGATGTCCGGTGGTCCTCCCAGGGCCTGGAGGATCTCGAAGGCCGCGGTCTTCTGTCCCTCCAGGCGGTGCGGGTTGATGGAGTTCACCACCGCGAGGGGCAACACCTCCGCGCAGGCCCGCACGAGTCGCAAGGCCACGTCAAACCCGCCCGGGAGGAAGGCGACCCGGGCCCCGTGCATACGGGCCTGCGCCAGCTTCCCACCCGCCACCGCGTCTTTCGGAAGGAGCACCACGCACCGCAGTCCCGCCCGGGCCGCGTACGCGGCCGCGCTGGCCGCGGTGTTCCCCGTGGAAGCGCAGATCACCCCGCGCGCGCCCGCCTCCATGGCCTTGGCCACCGCCACCACCATGCCCCGGTCCTTGAAGGAGCCCGTGGGGTTCGCGCCCTCCCACTTGAAGTACAGCTCGATGCCGAGTTCGGGCCCGAGGGCGGTGGAGGGGATGAGGGGGGTATTGCCCTCCAGGAGGGTGAGGGGGGGAGTCCGATCCGTGACGGGGAGCCGGTCGCGGAAAGCCGCGAGGATCCCCGGCCACGGTTTCACGGAGCCGCGGGATACGATCCCAGGACGATCGCCCACCGACACTGTTCCTCCAAGCGGCGCAGGGCCCGCTGCACCCGCAATTCGTCCACGTGTCCCTCGAAGTCCACGTAGAACACGTACTCCCACACCGCATTCCGAGCCGGCCGGGACTCCAGCTTCGTGAGGTTGAGGCCCTCTTCCGCGAAGGCGCCCAAGGCGCGGTAAAGGGCCCCGGGGCGGTGCTCCGTGGCGAACACCACGGAGGTCTTGCTGGGATCCCGGCGCGGCACGGGCTGGGAAGCGATGCTGAGGAAACGGGTGGTGTTCAGGGGGTTGTCGTGGACGTCCTCCGCGAGGACCGTCAGCCCGTATAGATCCGCAGCCCTCCGGCTGGCGATGGCGGCTTCCTCCCGCTCCCCCCGGGCGGCCACCAGCCGGGCAGCCCCCGCGGTGTCGTAAGCGGGGACGGGCTCGACCCCCAAGCTCCGAAGGAATTCCTCACATTGCGCCAGAGCCTGCGGGTGGCTGTAGACCCTGCGGATCCCCTCGAGGCGGGCACCGGGGACTCCCAGCAGGCAGTGCGCGATGCGCAGGGAGATCTCTCCCGTGATGGTGAGCCGGTCATGGAACTCCAGGAGGAGGTCGTAGGTCTCGTTGATGCTGCCCGCCTCCGAGTTCTCCACGGGGACGATCCCGGCCTCGCATGTACCGCCCGCCACGCTCTCAAAGACCTCCCGCAGGGTGCGGCGGGGTACGGTCTTGACCGGGCCGAAGTGCTGGAGGGCCGCCTCCTCGCTGTAGGCGCCCGCCTCTCCCTGAAAGGCCACCCGCCGCATCCTACCTCCGCAGCTCCTGGGCCCGTCGGGCGGCCCGCTGGACCGCCTCCACCACCGCGCCCCGGACGTCCCGCTCCTCCAGCACTCCCATCCCCGCCATGGTGGTTCCTCCGGGGGAGGTGACCTTTCGGCGCAGCTCCGTGGGATCCTCCCCGGTGTCCCGAAGCATGCAGGCGGCCCCGAAGACGGTCTGGATCACCAGCTCCCGGGCGATCTGGGGATCCAACCCCGCCCGGATCCCGCCCTCGATGAGGCTCTCCACCAGGAAGAAGACGTATGCGGGGCCGCTCCCAGAGAGGCCGGTCACCGCGTCCATGAGGCTCTCGGGGACCTCCACCACCTTCCCCACCGCGCCGAACAACTCCCGGACCAGGCGCGCCTCCTCCTCCCCCGCGTGGCGTCCCAAGGCAAAGGCCGTGACCCCCTCGCGGATGGCGGTGGGGGTGTTGGGCATGGTCCGCACCACGGGAACGCCCGGGAAGGCCTGCTCCAGGGTCTGGAGGGTGAGGCCGGTCACCACGGAGACCAGCACGTGACGGGCGGATACGTAGGCCGCCAGCTCCTCGAGGACCTCCGGGACGTCCTTGGGCTTCACGGCGAGCACCAACACGTCCGAACGGGCGCAGAGCTCGGCCTTGGCCTCCGTCGTCTGGATCCCATAGCGGGCCGCCAGGGCGTGTAACCGCTCCCGGTTCGCGCGGTTTGCCACCCAGATGCGCTCCGGGCTCACGCGCTCCGTGCTCAACAGGCCCACCAGGAGCGCCTCCGCCATGTTCCCGGCCCCCACGAACCCGAGGGTGCACCGTTCCAGCATCCCCTGCTCCTCAACGAAACGCGCCTCCGCCCTCAAGGACGGAGGCGCCTCCGCGGTACCACCTTGCTTCCGGGACGGAGATGTCGTCCCAGCCCTCTCCGCGCGGTATCGGGCGCGGCCCGACGGGCTTCCAACCTTTCGGAACGGCCGTTTTCGCCCGTGGCTCCAGGGCGGGTCCGGGGAACGGATGCCAACGGTGCCTCCCACCCAACCGGGCACCGCTCTCTGCTCGGCCCTGTTTCCCCCTCTCTCCCTTTCCTCGCCGAGTTTACGGATTATGTAGCACGCTTCCGCGCCGTCCGTCAACGCGGCCCGGTGGAGGGCACTCCGAACCGCACCACCCGGGCTTCCCCCCACAGGCGCTCGAGTCGGTAGTACTTCCGCTCCTCGGGCCCAAAGATGTGCACCACCACGTCCCCGTAGTCCAGCAGAACCCAGCGGGCATGCTCCGTGCCCTCCCGGTGCCGCAGGTGCGCCCCCGCGGCCCGCATGGCCTCCTCCACCGCCTCCGTGATGGCCCGAATCTGTACCGCGGTCTCTCCCGTACAGATGACGAAGTAGTCCGCGACCAGGGTCTGCCCCCTGAGATCCAGCACCGCCACCGCCTCCGCCTTGTGCTCCTCCGCCGCGTGGGCGGCCAGCAACGCGCGCTCCCGTGCGTCCAAGCCGGTTACCCCCTCCTCTCGGTGCGGTTGTAGAGTCCGTGCTTGAGGATGTACTGCTCTACCCCCTCCGGCACCAGGTACCGAATGGTGCGTCCCTCCTGGACCCGCCTGCGGATCTCCGTGCTGGAGATGGCCAGGGCCGGGATCTCCAGGAGGTGGATCCGGTGTCGGTACTCCCGGGCGATGTCGCTGGACTGCCACAGATCCCGGTCAATGCTGTAGCCGGGCCTGCTCGCCCCGATGAACTCGCACATGCGCAGGAGCTCCTCCGTCTGGTGCCACTCTCCCCGCAGGATCTGCCCGATGGCATCCGCACCCGTGATGTAGTACAGGTCGTCCTGCGGATAACGGTTCCGGAAGGCCCGGATGGTGTCCACCGTGTAGCTGGGACCCGGCCGATCGATCTCCTCCCGGGAGACGCGGAAGTACGGGTGGGTGGCGGTGGCGAGGACCGTCATGAGGTACCGGTGCTCGGGGTCCGTCACCTCCGAGGGGTCCTTGTGGGGCGGGCAGCGGTTCGGGATGAAGATCACGAGGTCCAACCGGAGCTGGAACCGGGCCTCCTCCGCGGTGACCAGGTGCCCCAGGTGGATGGGATCAAAGGTACCGCCCATGATCCCGTACCGTGCCATCTACCCTCCCCGTGCCGCCTTCCTCTCCTCCAGTTGAGCGTTCCCCCCGGGAGATTCCATCTCCTCCTCCCTCCTCGGGATCTCCCGAAGCCGGGCGTACAGGGCCTGCACCATGGGCACAACCCCCTCGCCCGTGAGGGCGGAGATGGGGTAAGCGGAGATCCCCCGCGCCTCGAAGGCCGCGCGGACCCGCTCCACCCGCGCCCGGGCTTCCGGAAGGTCGATCTTGTTCAGGGCCACCGCGCACGGCCGCTCCGCGAGGGCAGGATCATAAGCCCGCAGCTCCGCCCGCAGCACCTCGTAGGCGCGCAGGGGATCCTCCGCCGCCAGGTCCAGGACGAACAGCAACAGGCGGGTGCGGGAGACGTGGCGGAGGAACTGGTGGCCCAGCCCGGCTCCCCGGTGCGCGCCCTCGATGAGTCCGGGGAGGTCCGCGGCCACGAAACTAGCACCCTCCGCAACCCGAACGACTCCGAGATGGGGGTGAAGGGTGGTAAACGGGTAGTCCGCGATCTTCGGCCGGGCCGCGGAGATGCGGGCAAGCAGCGTGGACTTGCCCGCGTTGGGGAAGCCCACGAACCCCACATCCGCGAGGATCCGCAGCTCCAGGTCCAGCACCCGCTCCTCCCCCTTCCCCCCTGGCTCCGCGAACCGGGGGGCCCGGCGGGTGGGGGTGGCGAAGCGGGCGTTGCCGCGTCCTCCCCGGCCCCCTCGGGCGACCACCACCTCCTGGCCGTGGCGCACTAAGTCCGCGAGGACCTCGCCGGTGCGGGCGTCGCGCACAACGGTTCCCGCGGGCACGGGAATCACGAGATCGGGCGCGGACCGGCCCGTCCGGTTCCCCCCCTGCCCGTGCTCCCCCCGCCTCGCCCGGAAGACCCGGCGGTACCGGAAGTCCACCAGGGTGTGGAGCCCCTCGTCCGCCCGGAGGATGACGTCTCCTCCCTTCCCCCCGTCCCCGCCGTCCGGGCCTCCCTTGGGCACGAACTTCTCCCGGCGGAAGCTCACGCAGCCTGCCCCGCCGTCCCCCGCCCTCACGTAGATGCGCGCCTGATCAACGAACATCCGCGATCCCCTCTTTGCCCAACGGGGAAATCCGGGCAGGGCTTCCCGAGAACCAAAAGGCCCGGGGGCTTCCCGGGCCTTCTCGCCTTCTCGCAGGCACGGGGCTCACGCGGGGGAAACGGGAAGAACGCTGACCTGGCGGCGGTCCCGCCCTCTGGGTTCGAAGACCACCACCCCATCCACGAGGGCGAAGAGGGTGTCGTCCTTTCCGATGCCCACGTTCCGACCGGGCCAGAACCGGGTTCCCCGCTGGCGCACGAGGATGCTGCCCGCGGTCACGTACTGCCCCGCGAACCGCTTCACACCCAGACGCTGGCCCGCGCTGTCGCGGCCGTTCCGGCTGCTCCCGCCCGCCTTCTTCTGCGCCATCCGACCTCACCTCCCATGCTCGATGCGCTCGATGCGGACCGCGGTGTACGGCTGACGGTGCCCGAGCCGGCGACGGTAACGGACCTTCGGCTTGAACTTGAACACGAGGATCTTGGGGAACCTGCCCTGTTCCACGATCCGGCCCACCACCCGGGCCCCCTCCACGAAGGGGCTTCCCACCACCGTCTCCCCGTCGGAGAGCATCAACACGCGATCTAGGACCACCTCGTCTCCCGCCTGCCCGGGCAGCTTCTCCAGACGGACCACCTCGCCCTCCCGAACCCGGACCTGCTTGCCCCCGGACTCGATCACCGCGTACACGGGATCCCTCCTCCTCTCGACCGGGCCGATTGTAACAGGGGAGGCCGTCCGCCCGCAACCGCTCGGGGGTCAGGCGGGAAGGGCAAGCACCGCGTCGCTTGGCCGGACCACCGGCCCTCCCCGCTCGTCCGTGCCCTCGAACACCAGGAGGGCGAAGTAGTCCTCCACCAGCTTCTCCCGTGGCTCCCGGGAGGCGATGAACACGCCGACCCCCACCACCTCCGCGCGGAACTCCCGCATGAGGTCGTACATTCCCCGCACCGTCCCTCCCCCCCGCAGGAAATCGTCCACGAACAGGACCCGCTGGCCTTCCCGGATGGCCCGAAGGGGAAGGCTCATCTGCTGGACCATCCGGGAGGAACCCGAGAGGTAGTTGACGGTGACCGCGGGGCCTTCCGTGACGCGTCCCGCCCGTCGGATGGTCACGAGGGGCACGTTGAAGGCCCGGGCGGTCATGAAGGCCACGGGGATCCCCTTGACCTCCATGGTCAGGACCACGTCCGGCCGACGATCGGCGAAGTACGTGGCGAACGCCTCCCCAACCTGCTCCACGATGGAGGGCGTGGAGAGCAGATCGGTGGTGTACAGGAATCCGCCGGGCAACAGGCGGTACGGGGTACTCAGCTTCGCGCTCAGCTCCTCCGCCACCGCCCGGATGCGGCGGGGGTCCCGCTCGGGGACGTAGCGCACACCCCCCGCGGCGCCCGCCAGGGTCTCGATCCGCCCCAGCCCGAACCGCTGAAAGGCCACCCGCAGGGCCGCGATGTCCTCGCTGATGGTGGACTTCGCGACCCCCAGCATCTGCATGAACACATTCAGGGAGTGTACCTTGTAGGGCTCCGCCCGCAGCAGGTGGGCGATGTACAGCATGCGCTCCCCCCGACGTAGGCGGGGGGAGGCCGTCGCGCCCCTCCGCACGGCATCCATGGCTTTCCGGGCGTCCGATCCCCTGGCCATCTCCCTCCTATCCCGGCCGGGCTCCAAGGGCCTGCGTGATCCGTTGAAGGGTCTCCGGCCGGTTCAGGTCCACGTCCACCGCGAGCTCCGGCCGATGGCAGATCACCGCCTTGCCCCGGATCCCCGCGATCGCCCGGACCCGCTCCTCCACATCCGCGATGCGAAGCCGCCCGAGCGCGTACTTCACCACGTACTGAGGTCCAAACAGGCTTGCCAGCCGGGCCGGGTTCTTCCGGATCTCCACCACCTCCCGGATCGTGGGTTCAAGGCGCTCGAGGATCCCCGGACGTACGAGAACCATCCCCCCGCCCGTGAACACGCCTTCCACCGTCCGCACGTAGGTCTTGCGGAGCCCCGGAAACGACGCCTCCACCGCCTCCCGGGGGACGATGGGGTAGTACACCTCCACCCCCTCCTCCCGGCACCTTCCGAGGAACTCGGAGACGGCCTGAGGGGTAAGCAGCGGAAGATCCGAGGCCACGAGGAGGACCCACGGAGAGGGGGCCAGCGCCCTCAGCCCCGCCAAGGCATTCCCCAGGAGATCCTGGGTCTCCGGGATCCGGAGATCGCACAGGTCCACTGCGCCCTCCGGGATCTCCGCAGGCCCCACGAGGACAATGCGCCCCACCTCGGGAGCGGCGCGCAAGGCCCGCATCACCCGCTCCACCATGGGAATCCCGGCTATGGGAAGGAATGCTTTGTTGGGAAGGCCCTCCGCGAGACCCGGCTCCCGCCCTCCCCCTGCCAGGACCACCGCGTCCACCCTCACCGCTCCAGCTCCGCGAAGGTCCGGGTGAGGATCACCTGCCCGGGGAAGGTGCCGGAGAGGACCTGGGCGGAGCCGCGGGCTGTGGCCTCCTCCCCGAACAGGCCGAACACCGCGGGCCCCGTGCCGGTCATGGAGACCCCCAGGGCTCCCGTGCCCCTCAGGCGCTCCAGGAGCTCCGCCACCAGGGGGTACCGGGCGCACACCACGGGCGTGAAGACGTTGCTCAGCCGGGCCGCCACACCCCGGACGTCTCCTGCGCGCAGGGCCTGGATGGTCCCCTCCGTGTCCGGGCGGTGCGCGACCCCTTCACGGTCCAGGGATTCATAGGCCCACCGGGTGGAGATGCCAAAGTCCGGGCAGAGCAGCACCACCCAGGTGCTCGGGAGGGTCGGCAGGTACTGAAGCCGCTCCCCTCGCCCCGTGGCCAGGGCGGCGCCCCCCGCCAGGAAGAAGGGGACGTCCGAGCCGATCCGGGCTGCCAGGGTCAAAAGCTCCCGTCCGTCCAGCCGCAGCTTCCACAGCTGCGCGAGCCCCAAAAGGGTCACCGCGGCATCCGAGGATCCGCCCCCAAGACCGGAGGCGGGAGGGATGTGCTTGTGGAGCTCGATCTCGATGCTCCGGTCCACCCCGTAGGTGTCCCGGAGCAGCTGGGCAGTCCGGAACACGAGGTTCTGCTCATCCGTGGGGACCGCCCGGTGGTCGCACCGCACCGTGATGCCCCGCTCCGCTTCCCGCAGGATTACGGTGTCGTGGAGTTCCAGGGCGTGCAGAACCGTCACGATCTCGTGGTAACCGTCCGGGCGCCGGCCGAGGACGTCCAGGGTCAGGTTGATCTTCGCGTAGGCGTTGAGCCGCAGCTCCTTCACCGGGGCCTCCCTCGGAGGGTCAGGCCCGTCCCTTCCTCGGAATCCACCGGGTTCCCTCCGCGCATCCGAACGATCCCTCCAGGGGTGCCGGAAGTTCCTTTCCTTCTTGGACGGAAACCCCCCGGAATCCTACCGAACCGGAGGGAGATCCGAAAGTGGTGCGCGGCGGGGAAATCCGGTATGCTTGGAAACTGCGCGAGGCTGACGGAGGAGGTGGTGGTGCCGCGTGCCCTTCGAGCCCGTGGGAACCGGGGACGGACCCTCCGGTTGCTGATCCTCCTGACCCCGGCGGCCCTGGCGGGCTTCCTGGCCTGGAATCTGGCCCGGAGCTTCTCCGCCGCGGGAATTGCCTTCCTGCTGCGGCCCAGCGGGGACCCCCGGTTTGCCTGGCCCCTACGGGTCCGGGACCGCGTGAACGTCCTCCTGATCGGCACGGACGTCACCCTCAACACCCGTCGCCAGGTGGTCTCGAATCTGGCCCGGGCGGATACCCTGATCCTCATGTCCTTCGACCCGCACACCCGCACCGCGCATTTCCTCTCCATCCCCCGGGACACCCGGGTCTACCTCCCGGGCCACGGCCCCTCAAAGATCAACGCCTCGTACGCCTTTGGCGGCGTCCCCCTCACCGTCCGGGCCGTGGAGGATCTCCTGGGCGTCCGGGTCCACTACTACCTGAAGATGGGGGCGGACTCCTTCGCCCGACTCGTGGACGCGGTGGGGGGGGTGTGGGTGGACGTGGAGCAGGAGATGCACTACCGGGACTGGTGGGGGGGCTTCTCCGTGGACCTCAAAAAAGGGCGGCAGCTGCTTATGGGGGATCAGGCCATGGGCTACGCCCGCTTCCGCATGGATGCCCTGGGCGATATCGGGCGGGTCCAGCGTCAGCAGAAGGTGATCCGGGCCCTCTTCGCGCGGATGCGGGAGCCCCAGACCGTGCTCCGCTTCCCCCAGCTCCTCCACTGGTTCCACACCCGCACCCACACCAACCTCAACCTTCAGAAGGTCCTGGCCCTGGGCTGGTTCCTGCGCGGGGTTGGCACGGACCGTGTCCGTACCGCCACGCTGCCGGGCCACTTCGCCCCCCTGTTCTGGGAACCCGACGAACCCCGGGTACGCGCCCTGGTGCTGGAGATGTTCTACGGCGTGGATCCACAGGCGGTGGCGCAGACCCGGGTGGAGGTCCTGAACGCGAGCGAGGTGCCGGGCATGGCGCGGGAGGTGGCCGCGCGGCTTGCGAGGATGGGGTTCCCCGTGGTCCGGGTGGATCTCGCCCCCCGGCCCAGGAACCAGACCGCCATCATCTCCCACCGCGGCGACGCCCGCCTGGCCCGGGCGGTGCGGGAGACGCTGGGAACCGGAGCGCTCGCCACCCGACCCACCCCGGTCGTGCACGCGGACCTCACGGTGCTCGTGGGGAGGGACTACGCCCACCGTCGCCTCCTGGCCCGACGGCCCGTAGCGCCCTAGGGCGATCCGGAATTCCCCGCCTCCGGGGTGGAATGCCCGAAGCGGGCCAGGG is drawn from Armatimonadota bacterium and contains these coding sequences:
- a CDS encoding homoserine dehydrogenase translates to MLRIGLLGLGTVGSAVVRNLQAAGADLARRAGMPLVLHRVAVAHLDRPRPVPIERDLLTDDAWSVVRDPQVDVVVELIGGIEPARSYVLEALRLGKSVVTANKQLLANRGRELMEAAEASGVDLFFEGSVGGGIPIVRTIKESLAGDRITEIVGILNGTTNYILTRMGEEGLSFAEALSEAQRLGFAESDPTEDIEGHDAAAKLAILASAAFNSRVVRSDVHCEGISSITQREIAYTRQLGYTLKLIAHARDREGRIEAAVYPALLSSGHPLASVRYEFNGVWLRAEAAGELLVAGRGAGGDPTASAVLSDLVAVARNRRTKAHGRVPCTCFYDKPVVPRGEQETSACLVLRVVDRPGVFARIAAAFGEENVSLHSIVQQSRGEEADVLLRTHPAPERALRAVQARLHTMEVVRGSSPLLRVIE
- the thrC gene encoding threonine synthase, which translates into the protein MGDRPGIVSRGSVKPWPGILAAFRDRLPVTDRTPPLTLLEGNTPLIPSTALGPELGIELYFKWEGANPTGSFKDRGMVVAVAKAMEAGARGVICASTGNTAASAAAYAARAGLRCVVLLPKDAVAGGKLAQARMHGARVAFLPGGFDVALRLVRACAEVLPLAVVNSINPHRLEGQKTAAFEILQALGGPPDIVALPVGNAGNITAYWRGFCEARVEPRPAMWGFQAEGAAPLVLGHPVERPRTVASAIRIGNPASWQGALEAVRESGGRIAAVSDEEILRAQRRLATEEGLFVEPASAAAVAGLMRAAREGFLRSGRVVVAVLTGHGLKDPEAAERAPKPAPIEPTVEAVASLLQQGDWETGN
- the pheA gene encoding prephenate dehydratase, with the protein product MRRVAFQGEAGAYSEEAALQHFGPVKTVPRRTLREVFESVAGGTCEAGIVPVENSEAGSINETYDLLLEFHDRLTITGEISLRIAHCLLGVPGARLEGIRRVYSHPQALAQCEEFLRSLGVEPVPAYDTAGAARLVAARGEREEAAIASRRAADLYGLTVLAEDVHDNPLNTTRFLSIASQPVPRRDPSKTSVVFATEHRPGALYRALGAFAEEGLNLTKLESRPARNAVWEYVFYVDFEGHVDELRVQRALRRLEEQCRWAIVLGSYPAAP
- the proC gene encoding pyrroline-5-carboxylate reductase is translated as MLERCTLGFVGAGNMAEALLVGLLSTERVSPERIWVANRANRERLHALAARYGIQTTEAKAELCARSDVLVLAVKPKDVPEVLEELAAYVSARHVLVSVVTGLTLQTLEQAFPGVPVVRTMPNTPTAIREGVTAFALGRHAGEEEARLVRELFGAVGKVVEVPESLMDAVTGLSGSGPAYVFFLVESLIEGGIRAGLDPQIARELVIQTVFGAACMLRDTGEDPTELRRKVTSPGGTTMAGMGVLEERDVRGAVVEAVQRAARRAQELRR
- the rsfS gene encoding ribosome silencing factor encodes the protein MDARERALLAAHAAEEHKAEAVAVLDLRGQTLVADYFVICTGETAVQIRAITEAVEEAMRAAGAHLRHREGTEHARWVLLDYGDVVVHIFGPEERKYYRLERLWGEARVVRFGVPSTGPR
- the nadD gene encoding nicotinate-nucleotide adenylyltransferase; its protein translation is MARYGIMGGTFDPIHLGHLVTAEEARFQLRLDLVIFIPNRCPPHKDPSEVTDPEHRYLMTVLATATHPYFRVSREEIDRPGPSYTVDTIRAFRNRYPQDDLYYITGADAIGQILRGEWHQTEELLRMCEFIGASRPGYSIDRDLWQSSDIAREYRHRIHLLEIPALAISSTEIRRRVQEGRTIRYLVPEGVEQYILKHGLYNRTERRG
- the obgE gene encoding GTPase ObgE; this encodes MFVDQARIYVRAGDGGAGCVSFRREKFVPKGGPDGGDGGKGGDVILRADEGLHTLVDFRYRRVFRARRGEHGQGGNRTGRSAPDLVIPVPAGTVVRDARTGEVLADLVRHGQEVVVARGGRGGRGNARFATPTRRAPRFAEPGGKGEERVLDLELRILADVGFVGFPNAGKSTLLARISAARPKIADYPFTTLHPHLGVVRVAEGASFVAADLPGLIEGAHRGAGLGHQFLRHVSRTRLLLFVLDLAAEDPLRAYEVLRAELRAYDPALAERPCAVALNKIDLPEARARVERVRAAFEARGISAYPISALTGEGVVPMVQALYARLREIPRREEEMESPGGNAQLEERKAARGG
- the rpmA gene encoding 50S ribosomal protein L27, encoding MAQKKAGGSSRNGRDSAGQRLGVKRFAGQYVTAGSILVRQRGTRFWPGRNVGIGKDDTLFALVDGVVVFEPRGRDRRQVSVLPVSPA
- the rplU gene encoding 50S ribosomal protein L21, producing the protein MYAVIESGGKQVRVREGEVVRLEKLPGQAGDEVVLDRVLMLSDGETVVGSPFVEGARVVGRIVEQGRFPKILVFKFKPKVRYRRRLGHRQPYTAVRIERIEHGR
- the purR gene encoding pur operon repressor yields the protein MARGSDARKAMDAVRRGATASPRLRRGERMLYIAHLLRAEPYKVHSLNVFMQMLGVAKSTISEDIAALRVAFQRFGLGRIETLAGAAGGVRYVPERDPRRIRAVAEELSAKLSTPYRLLPGGFLYTTDLLSTPSIVEQVGEAFATYFADRRPDVVLTMEVKGIPVAFMTARAFNVPLVTIRRAGRVTEGPAVTVNYLSGSSRMVQQMSLPLRAIREGQRVLFVDDFLRGGGTVRGMYDLMREFRAEVVGVGVFIASREPREKLVEDYFALLVFEGTDERGGPVVRPSDAVLALPA
- a CDS encoding nucleotidyltransferase family protein, whose amino-acid sequence is MRVDAVVLAGGGREPGLAEGLPNKAFLPIAGIPMVERVMRALRAAPEVGRIVLVGPAEIPEGAVDLCDLRIPETQDLLGNALAGLRALAPSPWVLLVASDLPLLTPQAVSEFLGRCREEGVEVYYPIVPREAVEASFPGLRKTYVRTVEGVFTGGGMVLVRPGILERLEPTIREVVEIRKNPARLASLFGPQYVVKYALGRLRIADVEERVRAIAGIRGKAVICHRPELAVDVDLNRPETLQRITQALGARPG
- the ispE gene encoding 4-(cytidine 5'-diphospho)-2-C-methyl-D-erythritol kinase — its product is MKELRLNAYAKINLTLDVLGRRPDGYHEIVTVLHALELHDTVILREAERGITVRCDHRAVPTDEQNLVFRTAQLLRDTYGVDRSIEIELHKHIPPASGLGGGSSDAAVTLLGLAQLWKLRLDGRELLTLAARIGSDVPFFLAGGAALATGRGERLQYLPTLPSTWVVLLCPDFGISTRWAYESLDREGVAHRPDTEGTIQALRAGDVRGVAARLSNVFTPVVCARYPLVAELLERLRGTGALGVSMTGTGPAVFGLFGEEATARGSAQVLSGTFPGQVILTRTFAELER